A genomic region of Rhipicephalus sanguineus isolate Rsan-2018 chromosome 3, BIME_Rsan_1.4, whole genome shotgun sequence contains the following coding sequences:
- the LOC125757612 gene encoding phospholipid-transporting ATPase ABCA7-like codes for MVMTLILPITILAVSGATLMDSRLPPNPYNLVYQAVCMLPNVGFAYGITLICESEELGEGISWKNFASHKTFHQLSLRKISVALLTSCSVSLALAWYLKNVWPFGYSFPKPWWFIVMVGH; via the exons ATGGTGATGACCCTGATCCTGCCCATCACTATACTGGCCGTATCCGGCGCTACCCTCATGGACAGCAGGCTGCCTCCCAATCCGTACAACCTGGTCTACCAGGCGGTGTGCATGCTGCCAAATGTGGGCTTCGCGTATGGCATCACTCTCATCTGCGAGAGCGAGGAGCTAG GAGAAGGCATCTCGTGGAAGAACTTCGCATCGCACAAGACCTTCCACCAGCTGTCCCTACGCAAGATCTCCGTCGCCTTGCTCACGTCTTGCTCAGTCAGCCTGGCCTTGGCCTGGTACCTGAAGAACGTGTGGCCCTTCGGCTACAGCTTCCCCAAGCCGTGGTGGTTTATCGTAATGGTAGGTCACTGA